A window of Pedobacter lusitanus contains these coding sequences:
- the rodA gene encoding rod shape-determining protein RodA: MSTQQGSRFFFNVDWITILIYTALCTIGFINIYASLYNPETSAIFNFSSNYGKQLIYIITGLILGFSILLLDAKFFSVFSPVVYGITMLLLMAVLVVGRKVAGNQAWIPLGAFRLQPSELAKFGTALLIARYVGNFNPKFTDIKSIFFAGLIIGFPLLLIMLQPDTGSALVFLAFMFPLYREGLSGYFLLIFLGMIVLFIADFLVPSYILIPVIAAVGGFFIYQNRRKQKMMFSMILATVIAIAYLFLVKVAYEKVLEPHQRTRIEIMLGLKTDPKGAGYNVIQSKIAIGAGQLTGRGFLEGTQTKYGYVPEQSTDFIFSTIGEEWGFLGCSVVIGLYVFLLLRVINLAERQRSTFSRVYGYCVASIIFFHVFINIGMTIGIIPVIGIPLPFISYGGSSLWSFTVLLFIFLKLDSNRMGFI; encoded by the coding sequence ATGAGTACGCAACAAGGCAGCCGCTTCTTCTTTAATGTAGATTGGATCACCATTTTGATTTATACGGCTTTGTGTACCATCGGCTTTATAAATATTTATGCTTCGCTTTATAACCCTGAAACTTCTGCTATATTTAATTTTAGCAGTAATTACGGTAAACAGCTCATTTATATCATTACCGGACTAATTCTCGGTTTTTCTATTCTCCTGCTTGATGCTAAATTCTTCAGTGTATTCTCCCCTGTGGTTTATGGGATCACGATGCTGCTGCTGATGGCAGTGCTGGTTGTAGGCAGAAAAGTAGCGGGTAACCAGGCCTGGATTCCTCTGGGCGCTTTCAGGCTCCAGCCCTCTGAGCTGGCTAAATTTGGTACGGCCCTGCTGATTGCCAGATATGTGGGTAACTTCAATCCCAAATTCACAGACATTAAATCCATTTTCTTTGCCGGACTGATTATAGGATTTCCGTTGCTGCTGATTATGCTGCAGCCTGATACTGGTTCTGCACTGGTATTCCTGGCCTTTATGTTTCCATTATACAGGGAAGGCTTATCAGGTTATTTCCTGCTGATTTTTCTGGGAATGATCGTTTTGTTTATTGCTGATTTTCTGGTGCCGTCTTACATACTGATTCCGGTAATTGCAGCTGTGGGTGGATTCTTTATCTATCAGAACCGCAGAAAGCAAAAGATGATGTTCTCTATGATTCTGGCTACTGTTATTGCTATTGCCTATTTATTTTTAGTCAAAGTCGCCTATGAGAAGGTTCTTGAACCGCATCAGCGCACACGTATAGAAATTATGCTGGGTCTTAAAACAGATCCCAAAGGGGCTGGCTATAACGTAATACAGTCCAAGATTGCTATCGGGGCAGGTCAGCTGACCGGAAGAGGGTTTCTGGAAGGTACCCAGACCAAATATGGCTATGTACCTGAGCAAAGTACCGACTTTATCTTCTCCACTATTGGTGAAGAATGGGGCTTCCTGGGCTGCTCAGTAGTGATAGGACTCTATGTCTTTTTGCTTTTGAGGGTAATTAACCTGGCCGAAAGACAACGTTCTACATTTTCCAGGGTTTACGGCTACTGTGTGGCAAGTATCATCTTTTTCCACGTCTTTATCAATATAGGGATGACCATAGGTATCATCCCGGTAATCGGTATTCCATTGCCGTTTATCAGCTACGGAGGTTCTTCTTTATGGAGTTTCACCGTATTACTATTTATTTTCCTGAAACTGGATTCTAATAGAATGGGCTTTATTTAA